Proteins found in one Luteimonas chenhongjianii genomic segment:
- a CDS encoding class I SAM-dependent rRNA methyltransferase, with amino-acid sequence MQTSYPVVRLKNAWRSSHPWIFQRLVEKPAQRPKPGSIVDVIGVEGEWIGRGFYNGHSRIAVRILETHPDVPVDAGWFSRKIAEAVSLRREVLKLDDVSDAWRVVHSEGDGLSGLVVDRYGDLLVVEFFSAGMFRHREWIYEALTEQFPGCRFHSFADEHVQKQESFDYRGSVPAEPAIITEYGVRFRADPAGAHKTGFFADQRENREWLSRHVEGRRVLDLCCNTGGFGVYAAVRGASEVVGIDIDEDVIEIAKGNAKLNDVRIKFVQADIFPWLRDASNAGDAYDVVVLDPAKMTRDREQVIPALKKYLDMNKLALGVVKPGGLLATFSCTGLVSEEQFLDMLRRAAFYANRTIQILKVSGAGPDHPFMAHVQESRYLKAVFCRVVD; translated from the coding sequence ATGCAGACTTCCTATCCCGTCGTCCGGCTGAAAAACGCCTGGCGCTCCAGCCATCCGTGGATCTTCCAGCGTCTCGTCGAAAAGCCCGCCCAGCGACCCAAGCCGGGCAGCATCGTCGACGTGATCGGCGTCGAAGGCGAGTGGATCGGCCGCGGTTTCTACAACGGCCATTCGCGCATCGCCGTGCGCATCCTCGAGACGCATCCGGACGTGCCGGTGGATGCGGGCTGGTTCTCGCGCAAGATCGCCGAGGCGGTGTCGCTGCGGCGCGAGGTGCTCAAGCTCGACGACGTCTCCGATGCCTGGCGCGTCGTGCACAGCGAAGGCGACGGCCTGTCGGGCCTGGTGGTGGACCGCTATGGCGACCTGCTGGTCGTGGAGTTCTTCAGCGCCGGCATGTTCCGCCACCGCGAATGGATCTACGAGGCGCTGACCGAACAGTTCCCCGGCTGCCGTTTCCACAGCTTCGCCGACGAGCACGTGCAGAAGCAGGAGAGCTTCGACTACCGCGGCAGCGTGCCTGCCGAGCCGGCGATCATCACCGAATACGGCGTGCGCTTCCGCGCCGATCCGGCCGGCGCGCACAAGACGGGTTTCTTCGCCGACCAGCGCGAGAACCGCGAATGGCTGAGCCGCCATGTCGAGGGCCGCCGCGTGCTCGATCTGTGCTGCAACACCGGCGGCTTCGGCGTGTACGCGGCGGTGCGCGGCGCCAGCGAAGTCGTCGGCATCGACATCGACGAGGACGTGATCGAGATCGCCAAGGGCAACGCGAAGCTCAACGATGTGCGCATCAAATTCGTGCAGGCGGACATCTTCCCGTGGCTGCGCGATGCATCGAACGCGGGCGATGCCTACGACGTCGTCGTCCTCGACCCGGCCAAGATGACCCGCGACCGCGAGCAGGTGATTCCGGCGCTGAAGAAATACCTCGACATGAACAAGCTCGCGCTCGGCGTGGTCAAGCCGGGCGGGCTGCTGGCCACGTTCTCGTGCACGGGCCTGGTCAGCGAGGAGCAGTTCCTGGACATGCTGCGGCGCGCGGCGTTCTACGCCAACCGCACGATCCAGATCCTCAAGGTATCGGGCGCCGGTCCCGACCATCCGTTCATGGCGCACGTGCAGGAATCGCGCTACCTCAAGGCGGTGTTCTGCCGCGTGGTCGACTGA
- a CDS encoding rhomboid family intramembrane serine protease, whose protein sequence is MHLDSPDDIPDSHAQRARDRRLLTRALKASVGFVLLLVIVFGVQGMLDWRPLAVRPGEWSGLLGLLTAPLLHGSPEHLIANASALLVLGSLALVVYPRATLRGLPLMWLGSGLGAWLMGAPGSYHLGASGVTHGLMFLVFVLGLLRRDRPAIAAGMIAFLFYGGMLLTVLPQEPGVSWQSHMGGAIGGILAAFWFRHADPVPPRRRYSWEIEEEQAARAELERRETFEPPAPHDVPVLWERPEPPRGVVLHFPDRRGARGDER, encoded by the coding sequence ATGCATCTCGACAGCCCCGACGACATCCCCGACTCCCATGCCCAGCGCGCACGCGACCGGCGGCTTCTGACCCGCGCGCTCAAGGCCAGCGTGGGCTTCGTGCTGCTGCTGGTCATCGTGTTCGGCGTGCAGGGCATGCTCGACTGGCGTCCGCTGGCGGTACGTCCCGGCGAATGGAGCGGCCTGCTCGGGCTGCTGACCGCGCCGTTGCTGCACGGCTCTCCAGAGCACCTGATCGCCAACGCGAGCGCGCTGCTGGTGCTCGGCTCGCTGGCGCTGGTGGTCTATCCCAGGGCGACCCTGCGCGGCCTGCCGCTGATGTGGCTCGGTTCCGGACTGGGCGCGTGGCTGATGGGGGCGCCGGGTTCCTACCATCTCGGTGCCAGCGGCGTGACCCACGGCCTGATGTTCCTGGTGTTCGTGCTCGGCCTGCTACGGCGCGACCGCCCCGCGATCGCCGCCGGGATGATCGCCTTCCTGTTCTACGGCGGCATGCTGCTGACGGTCCTGCCGCAGGAGCCCGGCGTGTCCTGGCAGTCGCATATGGGCGGCGCCATCGGCGGCATTCTGGCCGCGTTCTGGTTCCGCCATGCCGATCCCGTCCCGCCGCGCCGGCGCTACAGCTGGGAAATCGAGGAAGAGCAGGCCGCCCGCGCCGAACTCGAACGCCGCGAAACCTTCGAACCGCCCGCGCCCCATGACGTGCCGGTGCTGTGGGAACGGCCCGAGCCCCCGCGTGGCGTGGTGTTGCACTTTCCGGACCGGCGCGGCGCGCGCGGGGACGAACGCTGA
- a CDS encoding two-component system sensor histidine kinase NtrB, producing the protein MADETPPPHVFDALTTPLVWAAADGRIRACNLAFARWLGVGRKRLLDQPLAALEVDGEVLRQALRTPGDPSDGAIRVRRLALAFLGGEPRFADAWLSREADGGLLLEAHPVDEFPGADPTQAMPLALSAALRGLAHELRNPLAGLKGAAQLLARRVGDGESGELVALIDSEVARLGTLVDQLLSPRAPTPHRALNIHGVLEQVLRLAEADAGWAVRMVRDYDPSLPELLGDPDRLTQAIWNLVRNAIQAGAANITLRTRAALGVRLGDEVHAMVLRLEVVDDGRGVPENIVEQIFLPLVSGRADGSGLGLALAQQVAREHRGALVYRSRAGHTVFTLQVPFPDDDASGDPQYSETTAPEAPVA; encoded by the coding sequence ATGGCCGACGAAACCCCGCCCCCGCATGTCTTCGATGCACTGACCACGCCGCTGGTCTGGGCCGCGGCGGACGGGCGTATCCGTGCCTGCAACCTCGCCTTCGCGCGGTGGCTCGGCGTGGGCCGCAAGCGGCTGCTCGACCAGCCGCTGGCAGCGCTGGAGGTCGACGGCGAAGTGCTGCGACAGGCGTTGCGCACGCCCGGCGATCCCAGCGACGGGGCGATCCGGGTGCGCCGGCTGGCCCTGGCCTTTCTCGGCGGCGAGCCGCGTTTTGCCGATGCCTGGCTGTCGCGCGAGGCTGATGGTGGCCTGCTGCTCGAAGCCCATCCGGTCGACGAGTTCCCCGGCGCCGATCCCACGCAGGCGATGCCGCTGGCGCTGTCGGCGGCGCTGCGTGGCCTGGCGCACGAGCTGCGCAACCCGCTGGCGGGGCTCAAGGGCGCGGCGCAGCTGCTGGCGCGTCGCGTCGGCGATGGCGAATCGGGCGAACTGGTGGCGCTGATCGACAGCGAGGTCGCGCGGCTGGGCACGCTGGTCGACCAGCTGCTGTCGCCGCGTGCGCCCACGCCGCATCGCGCGCTCAATATCCATGGGGTGCTGGAACAGGTGCTGCGACTGGCCGAGGCCGATGCCGGCTGGGCGGTGCGCATGGTCCGCGATTACGACCCCAGCCTGCCGGAATTGCTCGGCGATCCCGATCGGCTCACCCAGGCCATCTGGAATCTCGTGCGCAACGCGATCCAGGCCGGCGCCGCCAACATCACCCTGCGCACCCGCGCCGCGCTCGGCGTGCGCCTCGGCGACGAGGTGCACGCGATGGTGCTGCGCCTGGAGGTCGTCGACGACGGCCGCGGCGTGCCGGAGAACATCGTCGAACAGATCTTCCTGCCGCTGGTGTCCGGGCGCGCGGATGGCAGCGGTCTGGGGCTCGCGCTTGCCCAGCAGGTCGCACGCGAGCATCGCGGCGCGCTGGTCTACCGCTCGCGCGCCGGGCACACGGTGTTCACCCTGCAGGTGCCGTTCCCGGACGACGATGCTTCGGGCGATCCCCAATACAGCGAAACCACCGCGCCGGAGGCGCCTGTCGCATGA
- the ntrC gene encoding nitrogen regulation protein NR(I), whose translation MSLPAARIWVVDDDRSVRFVLSTALSEAGYDVSGFDSAQAVHEALAQRPPPALLFTDVRMPGDSGLQLLEALKHGYPQLPVVVMSAYTDVASTAGAFRGGAQEFLSKPFDLDEAVALAARVLGDHDSAQEPEPAPGGDADADADALVGDTAQMRQLFRAIGRLAQAPVSVLVTGETGTGKELVARALHRESPRARRPFVALNTAAIPADLLESELFGHEAGAFTGASRRYVGRFEQADGGTLFLDEIGDMPASLQTRLLRVLAEDEFFRVGGRELIRVDVRVIAATHQDLERLVAEGRFRADLLHRLDVVRLRLPPLRERREDVGQLAERFLQAAAVKLDAPPKRLGRAALQRLRTHDWPGNVRELQNLCWRLAALAPADLVTPQDLDGLLTAPGSAPAADAGSQAADDWERPLRAWADARLRAGDDDIHAQARDRLDRALLETALVHTGGRRAEAASRLGVGRNTLTRKLGARGQRG comes from the coding sequence ATGAGCCTGCCCGCAGCGCGTATCTGGGTGGTCGACGACGACCGTTCCGTGCGCTTCGTCCTGTCCACTGCGCTGAGCGAGGCCGGCTACGACGTCTCGGGCTTCGACAGCGCGCAGGCGGTGCACGAGGCGCTGGCCCAGCGGCCGCCGCCCGCATTGCTGTTCACCGATGTGCGCATGCCGGGCGATTCCGGGCTGCAGCTGCTCGAGGCGCTCAAGCACGGGTATCCGCAGCTGCCGGTCGTGGTGATGTCGGCCTATACCGACGTTGCCAGCACCGCCGGCGCATTCCGTGGCGGCGCCCAGGAGTTCCTCTCCAAGCCCTTCGATCTCGATGAGGCCGTGGCCCTGGCCGCGCGCGTGCTCGGCGACCACGACAGCGCACAGGAGCCCGAACCCGCGCCGGGCGGCGATGCCGATGCTGATGCAGACGCGCTGGTCGGCGATACCGCGCAGATGCGCCAGCTGTTCCGCGCGATCGGGCGCCTTGCGCAGGCGCCGGTGTCGGTGCTGGTCACCGGCGAGACCGGCACCGGCAAGGAACTGGTGGCGCGCGCGCTGCACCGCGAATCGCCGCGCGCGCGCCGTCCGTTCGTGGCACTCAATACCGCGGCGATCCCCGCCGATCTGCTGGAAAGCGAGCTGTTCGGCCACGAGGCCGGCGCGTTCACCGGGGCCTCGCGACGGTACGTGGGGCGCTTCGAACAGGCCGATGGCGGCACCCTGTTTCTCGACGAGATCGGCGACATGCCGGCCTCTTTGCAGACGCGCCTGCTGCGCGTCCTGGCCGAGGACGAGTTCTTCCGGGTCGGCGGGCGTGAGCTGATCCGCGTTGACGTGCGGGTGATCGCCGCGACCCACCAGGACCTCGAGCGCCTGGTCGCCGAAGGCCGTTTCCGCGCCGACCTGCTGCATCGCCTCGACGTCGTGCGCCTGCGCCTGCCGCCGCTGCGCGAGCGCCGCGAGGATGTGGGCCAGCTTGCCGAGCGCTTCCTGCAGGCTGCCGCCGTGAAGCTCGACGCGCCGCCCAAGCGCCTCGGCCGCGCCGCGCTGCAGCGGCTGCGCACGCACGACTGGCCGGGCAACGTGCGCGAGCTGCAGAACCTGTGCTGGCGTCTGGCCGCGCTGGCGCCGGCCGATCTGGTCACGCCGCAGGATCTCGACGGCCTGTTGACCGCGCCCGGCAGCGCCCCGGCCGCCGACGCCGGCAGCCAGGCCGCCGACGACTGGGAGCGCCCGCTGCGCGCCTGGGCCGATGCCCGACTGCGGGCTGGCGACGACGACATCCATGCGCAGGCGCGCGACCGGCTCGATCGCGCCCTGCTCGAAACCGCGCTGGTCCACACCGGTGGCCGCCGCGCCGAAGCCGCGAGCCGGCTCGGGGTCGGCCGCAACACCCTGACCCGCAAGCTCGGCGCGCGCGGGCAGCGCGGTTGA
- a CDS encoding superoxide dismutase family protein — MNRLSRLQILATTAAGVLAGCASAPRPAQPPAPAAPATIAATGTAQGAIANLASASGSLVSGRLVLSPDAGGVRVRGEIGGLVRNGTHNVRLHARGDCSAVDASSAGPEFDARAGAPSRQPDSGDRGRVIANANGVATLDLLLPGAVLGGGAANDIVGRSLLVLGATPGAISARVACGTVQPR, encoded by the coding sequence ATGAATCGCCTCTCCCGACTCCAGATCCTTGCCACCACAGCAGCCGGCGTCCTGGCGGGCTGCGCCAGCGCCCCCCGGCCGGCGCAGCCGCCTGCGCCCGCGGCGCCCGCCACCATCGCCGCTACGGGCACCGCCCAGGGCGCGATCGCCAATCTCGCGTCGGCGTCGGGTTCGCTGGTCAGCGGGCGGCTCGTGCTGTCGCCCGACGCCGGCGGCGTGCGCGTGCGTGGCGAGATCGGTGGCCTGGTCCGCAACGGCACCCACAACGTGCGCCTGCATGCGCGCGGCGACTGCAGCGCGGTCGACGCGAGCAGCGCAGGTCCCGAATTCGATGCTCGGGCCGGCGCACCCTCGCGTCAGCCCGATTCCGGCGATCGCGGCCGCGTGATCGCCAATGCGAACGGCGTCGCCACGCTCGATCTGCTGCTGCCCGGCGCGGTACTCGGCGGTGGCGCCGCGAACGACATCGTCGGCCGTTCCCTGCTGGTGCTGGGCGCGACGCCGGGCGCGATCAGTGCGCGCGTCGCCTGTGGCACGGTGCAGCCGCGCTGA
- a CDS encoding superoxide dismutase family protein encodes MHKSRFLLPIPAALALALAACGGADRSADDSDNAAAQADRAADTTGTTPGDSAATTVAIVALQPTQGNQTAGELRFTPGNGRVDVTGTVTGLPPGGTHGFHVHENGDCSAPDASSAGGHFNPAGSAHGRVGHGDHHAGDSDNISAGADGTAQVVGWLEGVTLGDGAVTDIVGKAVIVHKDADDYTTQPTGNAGDRLACGVIKAN; translated from the coding sequence ATGCACAAGTCCCGTTTCCTGCTGCCGATCCCGGCCGCGCTGGCCCTTGCGCTGGCCGCCTGCGGCGGCGCCGATCGCAGCGCCGATGACAGCGACAATGCAGCGGCGCAGGCGGATCGCGCTGCGGATACGACCGGCACCACGCCGGGCGACAGCGCCGCGACGACGGTCGCGATCGTCGCGCTGCAGCCGACCCAGGGCAACCAGACCGCCGGCGAACTGCGCTTCACGCCCGGCAATGGCCGCGTCGACGTCACCGGGACCGTGACCGGCCTCCCTCCCGGCGGCACCCATGGCTTCCATGTGCATGAGAACGGCGACTGCAGCGCACCCGACGCGAGCAGCGCCGGTGGCCACTTCAATCCCGCCGGCAGCGCCCATGGCCGCGTCGGGCATGGCGACCACCATGCCGGCGACAGCGACAACATCAGCGCAGGTGCCGACGGCACCGCGCAGGTCGTGGGCTGGCTCGAAGGCGTGACACTCGGCGATGGCGCCGTGACCGACATCGTCGGCAAGGCGGTGATCGTCCACAAGGACGCCGACGACTACACCACCCAGCCGACCGGCAATGCCGGCGACCGCCTGGCCTGCGGCGTGATCAAGGCCAACTGA
- a CDS encoding acetyl-CoA C-acetyltransferase, with product MLLGRPVAVLGGVRIPFCRQNTAYADVGNLGMSVRTLGALVERFGLHGQQLGEVAMGAVIKHSSDWNLGREAALSSGLSALTPGITLQRACGTSLDSIITIGNKIATGQIESGIGGGSDTTSDVPIVYGRALRRRLLAANAAKTTRDKLAAFKGFRLRELKPDFPGVAEPRTGKSMGEHCEDMAKQWNIARDSQDELAVASHHKLAAAYERGFFDDLVVNFRGVSRDNILRPDTTIAKLATLKPAFDKTSGRGTLTAANSTPLTDGAAACLLSSDEWAATHGHEVLCHIRDAHVSAVDFVHGEGLLMAPTVAVAEMLARNGLTLQDFDIYEIHEAFAAQVLCTLRAWESEEYCRTRLGLSAPLGRIDPARINPLGSSLATGHPFAATGARVVATAAKQLKERGGGRALISICTAGGMGVVAILER from the coding sequence ATGCTGCTAGGTCGTCCCGTCGCCGTGCTGGGTGGCGTCCGTATCCCGTTTTGTCGTCAGAACACCGCCTATGCGGACGTGGGAAATCTGGGGATGTCGGTCCGTACGCTGGGGGCCCTGGTCGAGCGTTTCGGGCTGCACGGTCAACAGCTCGGCGAAGTCGCGATGGGCGCGGTGATCAAGCATTCCAGCGACTGGAACCTGGGCCGCGAAGCCGCTCTGTCCTCGGGCCTGTCGGCGCTGACCCCGGGCATCACCCTCCAGCGCGCCTGCGGCACCTCGCTCGATTCGATCATCACCATCGGCAACAAGATCGCGACGGGCCAGATCGAGTCCGGCATCGGCGGCGGCTCGGACACCACGTCCGACGTGCCGATCGTCTATGGCCGCGCGCTGCGTCGACGCTTGCTGGCGGCCAACGCGGCCAAGACCACGCGCGACAAGCTGGCTGCCTTCAAGGGCTTCCGCCTGCGCGAACTCAAGCCTGATTTCCCCGGCGTCGCCGAGCCGCGCACCGGCAAGTCGATGGGTGAGCACTGCGAGGACATGGCCAAGCAGTGGAACATCGCCCGCGATTCGCAGGACGAGCTCGCGGTTGCCTCGCACCACAAGCTGGCCGCTGCCTACGAGCGCGGCTTCTTCGATGATCTGGTGGTGAACTTCCGCGGCGTCTCGCGCGACAACATCCTCCGGCCCGATACGACGATCGCCAAGCTGGCGACGCTCAAGCCAGCGTTCGACAAGACATCGGGCCGCGGCACGCTGACGGCCGCCAATTCCACGCCGTTGACCGACGGCGCTGCCGCGTGCCTGCTGTCCAGCGACGAATGGGCCGCGACCCACGGTCACGAAGTGCTGTGCCACATCCGCGACGCGCACGTGTCGGCGGTCGACTTCGTGCATGGCGAAGGCCTGCTGATGGCCCCGACCGTCGCAGTGGCCGAGATGCTCGCGCGCAACGGCCTGACCCTGCAGGACTTCGACATCTATGAGATCCACGAAGCCTTCGCCGCGCAGGTGCTGTGCACGCTGCGCGCATGGGAAAGCGAGGAATACTGCCGCACGCGGCTGGGCCTTTCGGCGCCGCTGGGCCGGATCGACCCGGCCAGGATCAACCCGCTGGGCTCGTCGCTGGCGACCGGGCATCCCTTCGCCGCGACCGGCGCGCGCGTGGTCGCTACCGCCGCCAAGCAGCTCAAGGAACGTGGCGGTGGACGTGCGCTGATCTCCATCTGCACCGCCGGCGGCATGGGCGTGGTCGCGATTCTCGAACGCTGA
- a CDS encoding heme biosynthesis protein HemY, whose translation MSLLRALLVWIVIALVGALAAQLLLSSDPGYVLVRRGGVDYTTTVINAIAMLLGALVVLWLLVSLLMLPFRSWGRYRETRAQSRLGEGLDALHQGHYARAEKLLLQSADENPYYEPAARVAATQAAITRGDAIGARAHLDRLGDRHPATRAIALAEIALLEERPIDALAALEAPAAQPLPPRGLALRADAWAMTGHAAEAYGLLGALRRQNALSDAQLELRENRWAAASLREAPEPNVLAERWEALPKATRTQAAVVLAYADRASALGWHDAALKSLETALDARWDERVAARYATLEIGDPAHRQARLERWLNAHPASPGVMLGLARLHHMQRDWINARGYLQRAIDQGAGSEAWMVMGDGYAASGDDRNARLCYANALRAARNEPVVALPAATATFDEAPIEAEMRDAHGLPYVDGDAPPHATERF comes from the coding sequence ATGTCCCTGCTTCGTGCCTTGCTGGTCTGGATCGTCATCGCCCTGGTCGGCGCGCTTGCCGCGCAGCTGCTGCTGTCGAGTGACCCGGGCTACGTGCTGGTCCGCCGCGGCGGCGTCGACTACACGACCACAGTGATCAACGCGATCGCCATGCTGCTCGGCGCACTGGTCGTGCTGTGGCTGCTGGTCTCGCTGCTGATGCTCCCCTTCCGCAGCTGGGGCCGCTATCGCGAGACGCGCGCGCAGAGTCGCCTCGGCGAGGGCCTCGATGCGCTGCACCAGGGCCATTACGCACGCGCAGAGAAGCTGCTGCTGCAGTCGGCCGACGAAAACCCGTATTACGAACCGGCGGCGCGGGTGGCCGCGACCCAGGCCGCGATCACCCGCGGGGATGCGATTGGTGCGCGTGCGCACCTGGACCGCCTCGGCGACCGGCATCCGGCCACGCGCGCGATCGCGCTGGCGGAGATCGCCCTGCTCGAAGAACGTCCGATCGACGCGCTTGCCGCGCTCGAGGCCCCGGCTGCGCAGCCACTGCCGCCGCGCGGTCTCGCGCTGCGTGCCGATGCCTGGGCGATGACCGGCCACGCCGCGGAAGCCTACGGGCTGCTCGGCGCACTGCGTCGCCAGAACGCACTGAGCGATGCGCAACTCGAGCTGCGCGAGAACCGCTGGGCCGCGGCATCGTTGCGTGAGGCGCCGGAACCCAACGTCCTGGCCGAGCGCTGGGAAGCGCTGCCCAAAGCCACCCGCACCCAGGCGGCCGTGGTGCTGGCCTACGCTGATCGGGCGAGCGCACTCGGCTGGCATGACGCGGCGCTCAAGAGTCTCGAAACCGCGCTCGATGCGCGTTGGGACGAACGCGTCGCCGCGCGCTACGCGACTCTGGAGATCGGCGACCCGGCGCATCGCCAGGCGCGCCTGGAGCGGTGGCTCAATGCGCATCCCGCCAGCCCTGGCGTGATGCTCGGCCTCGCCCGCCTGCACCATATGCAGCGCGACTGGATCAACGCGCGCGGTTACCTGCAGCGCGCCATCGACCAGGGCGCAGGCAGCGAAGCCTGGATGGTGATGGGCGACGGCTACGCCGCCAGCGGCGACGATCGCAACGCGCGCCTGTGTTACGCCAACGCGCTGCGCGCCGCCCGCAACGAGCCGGTGGTTGCGCTTCCAGCGGCGACCGCCACGTTCGACGAGGCGCCGATCGAAGCCGAGATGCGCGACGCGCATGGCCTGCCGTACGTGGACGGCGATGCGCCCCCGCATGCGACGGAGCGGTTCTGA
- a CDS encoding uroporphyrinogen-III synthase, whose amino-acid sequence MHRAPAVPQLAGCYVISLRPADAHAALRREAARHGARTFALAPWRIAQRDDADTRAALAHALAADVVVFTSPPAAAAAAALQPLCARAGQAWLAVGAGTARALARVGVAGVQSPARMDSEGLLSLPALTAVDGRSVGLVTAPGGRGVIAQTLGNAGADLRRADVYVREPTPPAPARIARLLALPDPWLLPLSSGEALTRTLAALPEPALARLRRAQVLAASERLEALARDCGFAWVERATDARPASLLAAARPGEARMSHHDSR is encoded by the coding sequence ATGCATCGCGCGCCTGCTGTCCCGCAACTCGCGGGATGTTACGTCATCTCCCTGCGACCGGCGGACGCCCATGCGGCCTTGCGGCGGGAAGCTGCCCGCCACGGCGCGCGCACGTTCGCGCTCGCGCCCTGGCGGATCGCCCAGCGCGATGACGCGGACACCCGCGCCGCACTCGCCCATGCCCTTGCCGCCGACGTCGTCGTCTTCACCAGCCCGCCCGCGGCCGCAGCCGCCGCGGCGCTGCAGCCGCTCTGTGCGCGCGCCGGTCAGGCATGGCTTGCGGTCGGCGCGGGCACGGCGCGCGCGCTCGCGCGGGTCGGCGTCGCCGGCGTGCAGTCGCCTGCGCGCATGGACAGCGAAGGCCTGCTGTCGTTGCCGGCGCTCACCGCGGTGGACGGACGCAGCGTTGGCCTGGTGACCGCCCCCGGCGGCCGCGGCGTGATTGCGCAGACACTCGGCAATGCCGGCGCTGACCTGCGCCGCGCCGACGTCTACGTGCGCGAGCCCACGCCGCCGGCGCCTGCGCGCATCGCGCGCCTGCTCGCCCTGCCCGACCCCTGGCTGCTGCCACTGAGCAGCGGCGAAGCCCTGACCCGTACGCTGGCCGCACTGCCCGAGCCCGCGCTCGCTCGACTGCGTCGGGCCCAGGTGCTGGCTGCCAGCGAACGGCTCGAAGCCCTCGCACGCGACTGTGGATTCGCGTGGGTGGAACGCGCCACCGATGCGCGGCCTGCATCGCTGCTGGCGGCGGCGCGTCCGGGGGAGGCTCGGATGAGCCACCACGACAGTCGCTGA
- a CDS encoding YiiD C-terminal domain-containing protein — protein MTLEDSLRALEAHYASMPPVAAMNISVAGYDGERLRLHAPLAAHVNDKGSAFGGSLVSTMTLAAWGLVTLRVEQAGLDAEVYVADSSIRYRAPVLADLEAEASLDPDSDWDVFARTLRERGRARVGLTARVALPDGSIGTEMQARYVALLRQPGQA, from the coding sequence ATGACACTTGAAGATTCGCTGCGCGCCCTGGAGGCGCACTACGCCTCGATGCCGCCGGTGGCGGCAATGAATATTTCGGTCGCGGGTTACGACGGCGAACGGCTGCGCCTGCATGCGCCGCTCGCGGCCCATGTCAACGACAAGGGCTCGGCCTTCGGCGGCAGCCTGGTCTCGACGATGACCCTCGCGGCCTGGGGGCTGGTCACGTTGCGGGTGGAGCAGGCCGGTCTCGACGCGGAGGTCTATGTCGCCGACTCCAGCATCCGCTACCGGGCGCCCGTGCTGGCCGATCTCGAAGCGGAAGCGAGCCTGGACCCCGACAGCGACTGGGACGTCTTCGCACGCACCCTGCGCGAGCGCGGGCGTGCACGCGTCGGACTCACCGCACGCGTCGCCCTGCCCGATGGCAGCATCGGCACCGAAATGCAGGCGCGCTATGTCGCGCTCCTGCGTCAGCCCGGCCAGGCCTGA
- a CDS encoding YkgJ family cysteine cluster protein, which yields MRHPCLSCGACCAHYRVSMHWMETDAGGGVVPLASTEPFGGHQVAMRGTWEAQPRCVALDARIGQYSRCTIHPRRPTACRDVAASWENGAASPQCDRARLAHGLPALTAADWALVYVVHVDAISTGDEPPFESLASAHHAPARA from the coding sequence ATGCGCCATCCCTGCCTGAGCTGCGGTGCCTGCTGCGCCCATTACCGGGTGTCCATGCACTGGATGGAAACAGATGCGGGCGGCGGCGTGGTTCCGCTGGCGTCGACCGAGCCCTTCGGCGGTCACCAGGTGGCCATGCGCGGGACCTGGGAAGCGCAGCCGCGTTGCGTCGCGCTGGATGCCCGGATCGGCCAGTACTCGCGCTGCACGATCCATCCGCGGCGCCCCACCGCCTGTCGCGACGTCGCCGCCTCCTGGGAAAACGGCGCCGCGAGCCCGCAGTGCGACCGGGCGCGGCTTGCCCATGGCCTGCCGGCGCTGACCGCGGCCGACTGGGCGCTGGTGTACGTCGTGCACGTCGACGCCATCAGTACCGGTGACGAACCGCCATTCGAGAGCCTGGCGTCGGCACATCACGCGCCGGCGCGGGCCTGA